Part of the Labilibaculum antarcticum genome, ACATTTCTAGAGATGAAAACATTCCGTTTGTAAGAATGGGCTTCCCTATTATCGATCGTATTGGACACAGTTATTTTCCAACATTAGGCTATATGGGAGGACTGAGAATTTTAGAGAAAATTCTTTCGGCACTTATGGATAAGCAAGATGCTACTTGTCCCGAAGAATCATTCGAACTAGTGATGTAGTGATGCGATGAAATGAAGGAGGTAACTAGCTAATTTGCAAATCATACCCTTTTCTCATAGCTAGGATAAAGTGTCTCTCGCCTCCTTCATTTTTATCACTCCTATCAAATAAGAATTCAAACGAAGAAAAAATTTCTTCACTCTCAATATAAACCTGTGCATTGCACAACTATAATTAACGACAATGGAGAGAATAATCAAAGAACGATCCACTCAGGTACACACAATAGGTACATCAGCTCACGATTTAGATTGTGAAAAGAAAAGCTTAGCAGGAAGTGTTAGCCAACGCGCCTGTGTGTTTTGCGGCTCGCGGGTTGTACTCTATCCCATTGCCGACGCCCTGCACCTAATCCATGGTCCAATTGGCTGTGCTGCTTACACCTGGGATATTCGCGGAGCATTATCATCGGGTCCACAATTGCATCGATTAAGCTTTTCGACCGATTTACGCGAACGAGATGTAGTTTTTGGTGGAGAACCAAAACTCTATACTGCACTTACCGAATTAATTGAAGCCTACAAGCCCAAAGCTGCATTCGTCTACTCGACCTGTATTGTTGGAGTTATTGGTGATGATGTAGAAGCGGTTTGCAGAAAAGTAGCAGCAGAACAAAAAATTGATGTATTGCCAGTTATGGCAGAAGGTTTTAAAGGGACAAAAAAAGATGGATACAAAGCTGCCTGCGATGCTCTATCCAAACTTGTTGGCACCGATAATAATTTTCAGGCACCTCCTTTCAGCATAAACATTTTAGGCGATTTTAATTTGGCCGGAGAACTATGGATGCTAAAAGAATATTACGAAAAAATCGGCGTAAACATTATTACTTGCCTTACCGGCGATGGAAGAATAGATGAAATCCGTCAAGCACACAAAGCCTCCATAAATGTGGTTCAATGTTCAGGTTCCATGATGCATCTGGCCAAAGAGATGGAAGAAAAATACGACATTCCATTCATAAAAGTATCCTATTTCGGTATTGAAGATATGGCTGATGCTCTTTACGAAGTGGCTGGCTTTTTTAAGAATGAGGAAATGCTTCAAAAAGCAAAAGAGTTAGTTTCAGAAGAA contains:
- the nifE gene encoding nitrogenase iron-molybdenum cofactor biosynthesis protein NifE — its product is MERIIKERSTQVHTIGTSAHDLDCEKKSLAGSVSQRACVFCGSRVVLYPIADALHLIHGPIGCAAYTWDIRGALSSGPQLHRLSFSTDLRERDVVFGGEPKLYTALTELIEAYKPKAAFVYSTCIVGVIGDDVEAVCRKVAAEQKIDVLPVMAEGFKGTKKDGYKAACDALSKLVGTDNNFQAPPFSINILGDFNLAGELWMLKEYYEKIGVNIITCLTGDGRIDEIRQAHKASINVVQCSGSMMHLAKEMEEKYDIPFIKVSYFGIEDMADALYEVAGFFKNEEMLQKAKELVSEEIKTLLPALEPFKEKLQGKKAAIYVGGAFKAISLVKALRLIGMKTVMVGSQTGNKDDYNLLQKLCDKETIIVDDSNPNELSEFVKEKGVDLFIGGVKERPIAYKLGIGFCDHNHERKEALAGFEGMLNFANEVYASVTSPVWKFFKR